In a single window of the Portunus trituberculatus isolate SZX2019 chromosome 9, ASM1759143v1, whole genome shotgun sequence genome:
- the LOC123501151 gene encoding zinc finger-containing ubiquitin peptidase 1-like isoform X1: protein MAAKMPQETLYSCEVCGLEGLADEDLRSHMLLVHLPGTTACPFCDLEDITAPEMVYHVNSAHLDYLSPQDEDLDDDLLMVTNGYGEHPETPVEARNGLDNRRVPLINIDNDDGDGYNANVSPAHGKGGNSRGSPSRAQLSLNLNQRGPQSAHPSQSPAGVTACPICGLQETSAQRLEEHVNRAHFDLTSPSFPAITPRQEVVLTCPLCMKQFESTPDLELHVNIQHKDILSPAKSEVCSPEDQVLEEEEEEEVGACPVCSRVGFTSQGDLAAHIDTHFSRTPSIVTPDEGGWERRLVTELEKQEKEVQRMREQQEFSLLRAQYGMDNEGNFSQQSLSNMQRAVYAGEMTVADYYERQIELKIAEKNGVDDARSCTKGLLGPVRVVSDGTNNVKATYLCTTVDHYGSTYGDRGWGCGYRNIQMLLSSLQHHTGYYARLFSGPNMMPSISQIQKLIEQAWRNGFDLQGCEQLGGKLSNTRKWIGATEVVTLLSSFRIKCQLIDCHRPTAPDGTHPELFGWCLDYFSSQAEFRPPIYLQHQGHSRTIIGVEQLGGTEGGVRLLVLDPSHSPAQVSQLLHTQTAPSAMRLLRKPLSSMRAKQYQMVVVAGLMQTEIEYKQSKVLQAAIRIPKD from the exons ATGGCGGCCAAGATGCCTCAGGAGACGTTGTACTCCTGTGAGGTGTGCGGGCTGGAGGGCCTGGCTGATGAAGACCTGCGTTCCCACATGCTGTTAGTGCACCTGCCGGGCACCACTGCCTGTCCCTTCTGTGACCTGGAGGACATCACTGCACCAGAGATGGTCTACCATGTCAACTCAGCTCACTTGGACTACCTCAGTCCGCAAGATGAAGACCTGGACGACGACTTGCTGATGGTGACCAACGGCTATGGCGAGCATCCTGAGACGCCAGTGGAGGCTCGTAACGGCCTAGATAACCGCCGGGTGCCTCTCATCAACATTGAcaatgatgatggcgatggcTACAATGCCAACGTGAGCCCTGCCCATGGCAAAGGTGGCAACAGCCGGGGCTCCCCCTCCCGGGCTCAGCTCTCCCTCAACCTCAACCAGCGGGGTCCTCAGAGTGCCCATCCCAGCCAGAGTCCAGCGGGTGTAACTGCCTGTCCCATCTGTGGCCTGCAGGAGACCTCAGCACAGAGACTGGAGGAGCATGTCAACAGGGCACACtttgacctcacctcaccttccttccccgcCATCACACCTCGTCAGGAGGTGGTGCTCACCTGTCCCCTTTGCATGAAACAGTTTGAGTCAACACCAGACCTGGAGCTGCATGTGAACATCCAACACAAGGACATTCTCAGCCCAGCCAAG TCAGAAGTGTGCTCTCCTGAGGATCAggtgttagaggaggaggaagaggaggaggtgggtgcATGTCCAGTGTGCAGCAGGGTGGGTTTCACTTCACAGGGTGATCTTGCTGCCCACATTGACACCCACTTTTCTCGCACTCCTTCCATTG TGACCCCAGATGAAGGTGGGTGGGAGAGGCGACTGGTGACTGAGctagagaaacaggagaaggaagtcCAGCGCATGAGAGAACAGCAGGAGTTCTCGTTGCTTAGG GCTCAGTATGGGATGGACAATGAGGGGAACTTCTCACAGCAGAGCCTGAGCAACATGCAGCGTGCTGTATATGCAGGAGAGATGACCGTGGCAGACTACTATGAGCGTCAAATAGAACTCAAGATTGCTGAGAAGAATGGCGTTGATGATGCCCGCTCTTGCACCAAAG GGCTTCTGGGGCCAGTGCGGGTGGTGAGCGATGGCACCAACAATGTGAAGGCAACCTACCTGTGTACCACCGTGGATCACTATGGCTCAACCTATGGGGACAGAGGCTGGGGCTGTGGATACAG AAACATCCAGATGCTGCTGAGTTCTTTGCAACACCACACAGGCTATTATGCTCGCCTTTTCTCAGGGCCAAACATGATGCCTTCTATCTCACAGATACAGAAGCTCATTGAACAGGCCTGGCGGAATGGCTTTGATCTTCAG GGTTGTGAGCAGCTCGGGGGAAAGCTTTCCAACACACGCAAGTGGATTGGTGCCACAGAGGTTGTCacattactttcctcctttagGATAAA GTGCCAGCTTATTGATTGTCATCGGCCGACGGCCCCAGATGGCACCCACCCTGAACTGTTTGGTTGGTGCCTTGATTACTTCTCAAGTCAGGCTGAGTTCAGGCCTCCCATCTACCTCCAGCACCAAG GCCACAGCCGCACCATCATTGGAGTGGAGCAGCTGGGTGGTACTGAGGGTGGTGTGCGGCTGCTGGTGTTGGATCCATCACACTCCCCTGCTCAAGTCTCCCAACTCTTACACACCCAGACTGCTCCATCTGCTATGAGACTGTTACGCAAGCCTCTTTCCAGTATGAGGGCCAAACAATaccagatggtggtggtggcgggactTATGCAGACAGAAATAGAGTATaag cAAAGCAAGGTTCTTCAAGCAGCTATTCGTATACCAAAGGATTGA
- the LOC123501151 gene encoding zinc finger-containing ubiquitin peptidase 1-like isoform X2, with translation MAAKMPQETLYSCEVCGLEGLADEDLRSHMLLVHLPGTTACPFCDLEDITAPEMVYHVNSAHLDYLSPQDEDLDDDLLMVTNGYGEHPETPVEARNGLDNRRVPLINIDNDDGDGYNANVSPAHGKGGNSRGSPSRAQLSLNLNQRGPQSAHPSQSPAGVTACPICGLQETSAQRLEEHVNRAHFDLTSPSFPAITPRQEVVLTCPLCMKQFESTPDLELHVNIQHKDILSPAKSEVCSPEDQVLEEEEEEEVGACPVCSRVGFTSQGDLAAHIDTHFSRTPSIVTPDEGGWERRLVTELEKQEKEVQRMREQQEFSLLRSLSNMQRAVYAGEMTVADYYERQIELKIAEKNGVDDARSCTKGLLGPVRVVSDGTNNVKATYLCTTVDHYGSTYGDRGWGCGYRNIQMLLSSLQHHTGYYARLFSGPNMMPSISQIQKLIEQAWRNGFDLQGCEQLGGKLSNTRKWIGATEVVTLLSSFRIKCQLIDCHRPTAPDGTHPELFGWCLDYFSSQAEFRPPIYLQHQGHSRTIIGVEQLGGTEGGVRLLVLDPSHSPAQVSQLLHTQTAPSAMRLLRKPLSSMRAKQYQMVVVAGLMQTEIEYKQSKVLQAAIRIPKD, from the exons ATGGCGGCCAAGATGCCTCAGGAGACGTTGTACTCCTGTGAGGTGTGCGGGCTGGAGGGCCTGGCTGATGAAGACCTGCGTTCCCACATGCTGTTAGTGCACCTGCCGGGCACCACTGCCTGTCCCTTCTGTGACCTGGAGGACATCACTGCACCAGAGATGGTCTACCATGTCAACTCAGCTCACTTGGACTACCTCAGTCCGCAAGATGAAGACCTGGACGACGACTTGCTGATGGTGACCAACGGCTATGGCGAGCATCCTGAGACGCCAGTGGAGGCTCGTAACGGCCTAGATAACCGCCGGGTGCCTCTCATCAACATTGAcaatgatgatggcgatggcTACAATGCCAACGTGAGCCCTGCCCATGGCAAAGGTGGCAACAGCCGGGGCTCCCCCTCCCGGGCTCAGCTCTCCCTCAACCTCAACCAGCGGGGTCCTCAGAGTGCCCATCCCAGCCAGAGTCCAGCGGGTGTAACTGCCTGTCCCATCTGTGGCCTGCAGGAGACCTCAGCACAGAGACTGGAGGAGCATGTCAACAGGGCACACtttgacctcacctcaccttccttccccgcCATCACACCTCGTCAGGAGGTGGTGCTCACCTGTCCCCTTTGCATGAAACAGTTTGAGTCAACACCAGACCTGGAGCTGCATGTGAACATCCAACACAAGGACATTCTCAGCCCAGCCAAG TCAGAAGTGTGCTCTCCTGAGGATCAggtgttagaggaggaggaagaggaggaggtgggtgcATGTCCAGTGTGCAGCAGGGTGGGTTTCACTTCACAGGGTGATCTTGCTGCCCACATTGACACCCACTTTTCTCGCACTCCTTCCATTG TGACCCCAGATGAAGGTGGGTGGGAGAGGCGACTGGTGACTGAGctagagaaacaggagaaggaagtcCAGCGCATGAGAGAACAGCAGGAGTTCTCGTTGCTTAGG AGCCTGAGCAACATGCAGCGTGCTGTATATGCAGGAGAGATGACCGTGGCAGACTACTATGAGCGTCAAATAGAACTCAAGATTGCTGAGAAGAATGGCGTTGATGATGCCCGCTCTTGCACCAAAG GGCTTCTGGGGCCAGTGCGGGTGGTGAGCGATGGCACCAACAATGTGAAGGCAACCTACCTGTGTACCACCGTGGATCACTATGGCTCAACCTATGGGGACAGAGGCTGGGGCTGTGGATACAG AAACATCCAGATGCTGCTGAGTTCTTTGCAACACCACACAGGCTATTATGCTCGCCTTTTCTCAGGGCCAAACATGATGCCTTCTATCTCACAGATACAGAAGCTCATTGAACAGGCCTGGCGGAATGGCTTTGATCTTCAG GGTTGTGAGCAGCTCGGGGGAAAGCTTTCCAACACACGCAAGTGGATTGGTGCCACAGAGGTTGTCacattactttcctcctttagGATAAA GTGCCAGCTTATTGATTGTCATCGGCCGACGGCCCCAGATGGCACCCACCCTGAACTGTTTGGTTGGTGCCTTGATTACTTCTCAAGTCAGGCTGAGTTCAGGCCTCCCATCTACCTCCAGCACCAAG GCCACAGCCGCACCATCATTGGAGTGGAGCAGCTGGGTGGTACTGAGGGTGGTGTGCGGCTGCTGGTGTTGGATCCATCACACTCCCCTGCTCAAGTCTCCCAACTCTTACACACCCAGACTGCTCCATCTGCTATGAGACTGTTACGCAAGCCTCTTTCCAGTATGAGGGCCAAACAATaccagatggtggtggtggcgggactTATGCAGACAGAAATAGAGTATaag cAAAGCAAGGTTCTTCAAGCAGCTATTCGTATACCAAAGGATTGA